TGGAGTGATAAGAATGATAATAAAATGGTggttataaatattgaaatagaaaattatgatgatttacaaataaaaaaagctactcgaacaaaaaaaaaatcacaaaaaaattagcTACATTAATATTTAGCAATACAAAATGTAGAACTTGgaagataattaaattaaaaccagTGTGAGAATAATATTAGAATTTATCATGCATgaaatatgatttattatttcattcttaCATGTATGATTTTGActtagtttaaatatatttggataaattatgataagaaatatcataaaattataaaaaatattaaaaaattaaaaatattatgaaaatttctctttaatatttaaagCTAGGAAACATGTGCCGATTCACTCTTATCTATTTGGATTGTGCTAAGctgttattaatattaaaagaaaacaaataccaTAGTTAGCAGGCCTGGAATGAGATTGAgacaataaaaatttcaatttacatTTTGTTAGATTAATTtggatcaaaaaaatttatattaaaataatatttttttatttttttaaaaaatattaattttaacattgtTAAGCTGCTGATATAAATTGATGGAGTCAATGTCAAaacacatttaaattaaaatctagtTTAAGTTAAATCTTGAGTTATAAATTGGCCAAGTGAACTCACCTGatgggtttaataattatgaaaaatacaaccatttaggtggtgatccagtggtaagagcttgggatcaagaagTTTACTCCAtttatggtctcaggttcgaaccctgtggttgttcatatgatggccactggaagcttacatggtcgttaacttcagaacccgtGAAATTAATCGAGGTGTGCCCAAACTGGTCCGGATACttacattaaactaaaaaaaaatatgaaaaatacatctattaataaataaatatgatagcTATATACCCCTTTATCATTTTAAACTGAGAGCAAAAGTAGCCGTTTGCATACGTTTATTTTGAGGATTGATTAGACCGTTGGAGGACATATCCGTTATTATAGGCCCTAAAGTCTTTCAGTTTTGACTTCTGAACTTCGAAAATGTgcaaagaaaaggaagcaaGCACTTCTGAGAGACTTTTGGGTAAAGAACACACCCAAATTTTGTAACTGTCCCCCATTTTTTAAGTCTTTGGTTCAATGGGTATTTAGAGAGAGAGCTTAGAGACCCACTTGTGTAGTTTGTTAGCAATCATGGTTGCAAGAACCCCACCAGAGCAGAGGAAAATGGTGGCTCCTCTCAACCCAGTTTTACTCAGAGAAACTGTAAAGAAGGTACATATTTTTTAGCTCAAAATACGGTACAAACCCACCAacctctcctttttctttttggatgtGTGGTTCCCAGAAAACTGGAGAAAAAGATGAGAGAATTTTCAAGTCTGGGTCTTTGATTTTCAATAAGCTTACTTCTCGGTCTACAAATTTGGTGCATTAGCTTGGATCACTCTGGTTATCTGAGAATTTTCAGATTTTCAGTCATTTTTAGTCCTaaagctcttttcttttccttttttttttctcagcgACCAAGCACAGAACTTTCTTTTTCTGAAACTGGGGTTTTGATTATATATGTTCCTCTTCCACTAGAATAATgggtttgctttgttttttgtaaATTCTGTGAAGGTGGAAAGATGTATGGCTAGATTGCAAGAGCTTCAATACACAGTGGCAGGTGGGAATAAGGTGATAGATGGGGTTAGTCTCAGTCCTAGAAGTACCAGAGGGTATCTAAGAACTAGTCTTAGGTGCAAGCAAGAATCTTTAAGGTAAACTAGGAATTAGCtgtgatcaaaattttaaattttgattcttcTTGTTCATTTCTATGAAGATTTCCTAAAATGTGTTGTCTTCTACTTTTACCAATTTGAAGGACCAAGAGTACTGCCCCTAAGAAATCTCCAGTGGGGAAGCTGCCAGCAACTTCAATAGGTATCTCTCTTTCTCATTGATTTCAGTTATTGCCTGTGATTATGTTGTAAAGACATTTCTTTTCTGAAAATTTGAAGTACCTAACAATTGCTAATTGAACAGTCCGAATGACTTGAATGTTTTATGCAGGCGAATGGCGGCGAATGTCTTTACCAGCAATGCTAGTAGGTGAAACAGTGGGAGAGATTCTACAAGCAAGCCAATTTGCAAGAGAAATTGTTGCAGCTGTTGCTTGCAAAACCAAGAAATCTACCCTTGAAGACCCCAAAACTCCAGTGACCCAACAGAGAAAACAAAGGCCTCACCCTGAAGACACTGAACTCAAATCCAGAAGGAAGAAGGAAAAGCAAACTAAATTACAGTCAATTCGATCAGAATCCGATTCTCCATGTCTTTTAAGAGCTCGATCGCGTATTAACTTCAAGGTTTCACCTCCTAAGAAGAGTGAAGTGGATAAAGAAAATGCTCGGTATTTGGCAAACAGAGTGTCTCCTAGGAATAGGCCATGGGCTAAAAAGACAGTACTGTTTCCAAACCCTTTGTTCCTTTCTACAGATTCTACACAGCAGCAAAAGTTTTGCAAGACAAGGTCTCCAGTGATTGCAAGAAACAAAAAGCAGACAACCCCACATAAGTTCTTGATTAAGTCCCCTCCATCAGGTTCAAAATTCCAAGTAAAGATCAAGAACCCACCAGTTGTCTGTTCCCTATCACCTACAAGACCTACAAACTTAAGCAGGAAATCACCTACAAGACCTACAAACTTAAGCAGGAAATCACCTAAGTTGTCAACTGCATCGAAGTTGCGTCGATCATTTTCACCTTCAAGGTTGGCCAACAAATTGGTGTCTCCATTGAAAGGCAGAAAAATTGTGCTGAAGAGTGATGGGTTAATAATGAGTGGACTGAAACAGCGTCCAATAGCAACACCGAGACGGTTCTCACTGGGGAGAATTTGAGTGGTGTTAGTTTTCCTTTGGTTTGTTTGAAGATTGAGGATTCTATTTCAGACACTATCAATGTCCATAGTTGATTCTTTTATATTACAAACAAGTGTGAATACGTTGTTGATTCTTGAGGTATTTCATCAAGGTGATAATGGATTCTCGTTGTCTAATAGAATCCACAGaaatcataaattttcaaataaattattctttagcCCAACCTGATGTGGGTGGGGACCATTCTCTAAGGCACTGACTGTTTGGGGAGGGGGAACCCGGCTcaaatagcattttttttaaatttaattttttaaaaaacatttatatatatattttaattattttaatgtggtaatctcaaaaataattttttaaaatataaaaataaatatattattttaatatatttttaaataaaaaatattttaaaaaataattattacgaTTGTCTCAAATAACAAGAACCTTCACTAAGAGCCAAtgaactaaattataattttcaaacatgAAGGTGTTAAAGTAATGATAAGAGTCAAACCGAGGGACTAAGGATAATTTACTCTGAAATTTCAGTGTAGCTGTCAGTCACATATTGACTACAAAGAATAAATCTAAATccttaattataaaacttagcTCTAACTAGATTTCATttgaaactgaatttttttttaaaaaaaaaacagtaggtTGATGAGCCAACCCGTAACCCGACCCTGGGCCATGTCAGACGGCACTGCACATGGACATTCCATCCCAGATGGAATTACAGTTACGATAAGCCTTCTCTTTGTCAAATTTACGAAGCTGCATGAATAATAAGGTGTTGTTGCCAGATCAAAAGAAGTACACAAGGAGGTAGAAGAAGGTGTTGCAAAATTGCAGAAGCTTATGAATATTTCACTCAATATGATTATTGTACACTGATGTTACAAACCTGAGAGGCATGTATCATTCACTCCACCCTCAAAAAGTAGGAGAAACAAATATTATCTCCAAACATTACCACTCTTTTCAACGGTGCTCTCTATATGGTACAATATAACAAAGACCATTCAGGCTCAACAATGAGAAAATTGCTGCAGTATTCACACATCTGGCAAACCTTCCACACTGAGCCATATTTTTACCACTCCTAATGAAACTGCAAGCCTTGCATTCAAGCTCTTAAGGGGAAACATGGAATCCGCCTAGGCAAGCAATCATTTGCTTGGAGATGCAAATCTTGTCCGCTCTCTCTGCCGACCCAAGGCTCTATCCTTGGGGGACGATGTCTTACTTCCCACGGCTGCTTGGCGCATCATCTCTGCAAACATAGTTTTCACAATCACGCAATAATATCCAAAATCATAGAAGTCAAGTGTGATTGCCAAagctaccatttttttttttggttgggatGAGGAGTGGGGAAATAAAATCAGATATACTTGTCTAGATGAATTCGCATGTATCTTGTTTTTTCCAGACAAGTTTTTTAGACGGCatagaaaaaacttaataagCTAATCTAAACACATTCCCACGCCTATGTTAACCAAGCACAATGTCAAAACAGAAATTCAGTTGACGGATAATGAAAATTCAGAGACGGGTGACTGCAATGCAGATAATTTCCCAAACAGTATCCTTGCAGGAATGCACGTGAAACAGAAAAGCATTGGAGTTGAGAAATGTGAGAGTACTATTAATTAGTTGATATTTAAATACACAGGGAAAAGCAAGAAAACTctacctctctttctctcaagcTCTTGGTCAAGCTCTTCTTTCCACTTCCTTTGTCTCTCAGAAAAGCTCACACTGTGAGTAGCAAATCATCACACTTCAGATTAATTCACACTGAAAAGAGACTCATGGAAGCACAAGCTTAAGGATGAGACATATGGGCTAACCTTGGGCTACTTGTTTCTGGCTGACCATCAACTTGAAGCCCTTTCCGGTCATTGCTCCGAGGGGATGAATTGTCCTCTGAAGCTTCATCACTTGCATTGCCAACATTAGATGCACGTCTATTACTCCCAGGGCTTCCAGTACTAACAGCATCAGATGCTGTAGATGGACTTCCAACTGGGATCCGACTGGGTGACTTGCTTTTAGGAGGTAATTTCAAGTAATTTGGAGGAGTTTCATCACGTGAACTTCCACCATAACTTGGAGAGAAAGATGCATTCAAACTGTTATAGAACTCTTCATATAAAGGTGTTTGCAGTTTCTTCAGTTCTAAAGCctgagaaataaaattacagTTGAATATCAAGATGCTGTAAATCCAGATCCAAACAACAGAAGGAAATGGATAATTTTCAACATCAGAGATAAGCAGTAGCACCTTTTCACCAAGAAAAGCTCTAATTTTTGACTCAGTAAGTTCCTCATCATCCTCAGAAAGCGATGCCCCACaggaaaatgaaatattttggtCCACTTGAACAGGTTTACCAGTGTCCACTTTGCTTCCTGCTTGTTCCAATTCTGGACTCTCATCAAATTTGCACCTCCACTCTCCAGACAGCTCACATTTGGGATCAGAACTCTAAACAAAGcacaattttcaataaactgtACAATAATGAAGCTGCCAGATGATTAAAAAGCTACACCAGCAATGGGAATGATTTCAAAGCAGTTTCTCACCTTATTGAAGTCATTAGAACTCAAacgagaattgagctttatttCATCTATAGAAAAATCATGGCTTATCAGACACATGTCATCATTGCTGTTTGGTATTTCCCATGCATCCTTACATTCAGACAGTTTCTTCAGATCAATTGAGCAGCCTAGACTACCCAAATTACAGACATCCATTGAGTCATGGGCAGATGGCATTTGACTGGCAacaaaattttttgatattttaagaaaCCTCTACAAGTTCAGCACATTCAATGTATTAATacagaaaggaaaaatataCAAAGGTACTTACATGGTTTCAGGGTTAGTGGTGTATAACTGCAAAGGAATTCCAGAATGTTCCTGAAGGTAACGGTCTTCcattaaaaacatgaaatcaaagAATGCATGAAAATCAGAGTACAGAATCAGGTCCAACTATACCAACCATGACTGGACTATGAATAACATGATCAGATGCGCCCATCTCCCCAGTAACAAATGGATGCTGCATTTAAGAACAATTTAGGGTAATGAAATGTTGATAAATACTAGCCAGcaataaaacaaatgtattagAACATAAAAGATGCCCCTACCTACAATGtgctcaaataaataaaagacagtaaataacattaaaatcacCTGCAGCAATTGAGATGCCTCTGGCCTCATATTTGGTTCCCTGCATTAAAAATTACATGCCAATGAGATTCAGGAGGAAAAAGACATTAGTGGGCGTACTAATTGTATCCGAGGgttgaatgtttattttaaagtaaGAATGCAACCCGCAATTTTTGTTGATAGGATTTGAACTTATGATGTTCATAATCACTACCCACCTATTTCACATTATGAGAGCTAAACCCCAAAGGATGAAGCATCTAAGTCATTGTAAATCTCATATCGATATTGCTCAAAATAAAAGCGAAAAAGGCAACAGAAACAGTACTTGTGCAAGCACTTGAGCAGAAAATCTTTGGCCTCTGGAGTGAGATGCCCAGGGATTTCCGGATGAGACTTCGTCGACCCTATATAAAAGAGTGCGGCAACCTAACAGAAACATTTTCAGTGAAATATATTGGAAAGCACCTTATGGAATACCATATATACATATGCTCAAGAGCTAGAAAATTAGGTACCTCTTGGTATTGTTGGCTCCAAGGAGGCTTTCCAGTGGCCATCTCAATGACTGTGCATCCAACACTCCATATATCAGCAGAGCTAGGGAATTGTTTTATAGTATATCAGTAAGGttcagttttataatttaaacaatcaagaaaaaatccCAACTTATCATGTTACTTATAGATGAAGAAGCACTTAGATACATTATGCACAGACCACAAAATTCAAATACCATGATTTCACTTAAACTCTTCAAAGCCTTCATATAAAccttttatgtttttgcatATGGCACACATGGTGGAAAATTAGCTGTAGAAGCTTCTGGATTAAACAGATCACAATAATCTAGAATATAAGCTCTGCAACTagatccttcaatatttatgtcACGTCATCTAATGTCcaatagaaattattttattggaacAGAGGTAATGCCAAGacaattttgtttgatattctAGTGAAATTCAACCGCAAGAAGCTTCTGGATTCTGTGATTTTATAAAACGATtggttttttctatattaatagGTATGCATGGCACTTTGCTTTCATTGCTACAACTTTCTTCATGACTCGTTTTTTCCCCAGTCCTTCATAACTCATGCAAATTATTTTCTGTTTCTTATATAGTAAAATGGATATGAGAGGTAAATGCCCTGACAAAATCATAATAGATTTTGGCACAAGGAGATACACACGGGTAGAGAAAAAGACAGCTGTCTTTAAGAATATACGTACACTTTAGCAAAAGCAATGATCTGGACTAAGCAGGCACATCCAAGGCCTCTTAAGATTCCAGGACTTtttaaaacaatgtaatttGTACCATTTAATGTCAGCTCTCAGAAACATATCTATAACTAAGTTTATACTTCCTCTTGTTCATTTTTCAGCTTCACATCTTTCTAAACCTAAATTCTCCAGTCTTTCTATCAATAAATGCTTTTTTCCTGTCAAcatgtagaaaacaaaaacctaaaaaaggaAATCCGGGACCTAATTCAGAGGGTACCATACTTTTCTAAGAATAATGTAATCATGTAAAATTTCAGAGGAACTTAATTGTCCTTACAAGCCATGCCCCGTCTGCAGAATGACTTCAGGAGCCATCCAGTATGGCGTGCCCTTCATCGATTTGGCCCCTGAAACAGTTGCCTACAGTGACAAAGGTCTTAATTAGTtggatataaatattagaagtgATTTTAGGAAATACTTCCTACAACATAAAGAACAAGGTAGACAGTGGATCAACCATGTGCATACCAGCTCAACGACCTGTTTTGATGCACCAAAATCTGCAAGTTTAATGCACCCTTTATTATCTACAAGAATGTTTGCTCCCTAGGAGTACATGAAGAAGACATGTCAttgctccaaaaaaaaaagataagagaaaaagGCTAAAGACCTTTTCTCACATGTAGCATCAAGGGAAGGAAATTTAAACTTCAAAGCTACCTTGATGTCTCTGTGCATAATTCCATTGTTATGTAAATACTCCAACCCCAGCAATAATTGCTTGGTATAGGCTCTTATAACCTGTTCAAATTAACACGCATGATTAGCCCAAGTCACGTAGTATGAACAAGCTCAGTTGGCAAAGAATCGAAGACTTACTGGCTCAGGGAAGGATCCAAATTTCCCCAAAAGAGATGATATTGATCCACCCGGGACAAATTCAAGCAAAATATTTAAGGTTTCCTCCTCCCTAACTGTACCCAAATATCTCTGAGGACCAGAAATGACTTGCAATGTCAGAACTGTGGTAAACTTCATCAGTTCAGTTAATAAACAGAAGACCAGTCTCAATACTCACAACAATGTTAGGATGGGAGAGATTCTGTAGAAGCTTCACTTCTTCCTCAAGCTCTCTGATGTGAGCCTACTTATAGCAACAACCAAGTGAACTAAGACagatttttctaatattgacATTGAGAGAGTCTATTACAACAACTACCATACTTACACCATCTCTACATAATTCTGGAATAATAAACTTCATATTACATTTGAATGTTTAGGTTTCTAAGTGCATGAAAATTGGCCAAATTCAAGCTCCCTTACCCAATCATGCACAACAAATATTATTTGCTGTTTGATGTCATTTTCTGGTTTAAGGAAACCCATAGAACACATAAATTCTTCCTCGCAAAAAATGCAGCATAAGACAGGACAACAATCCTTCAATATAAAAGGAACAGGAAATAATCCTCCCCCTTGTTCCTAATACAATGAAGCTAACCACTTGCGTACTaatcttaaatattataatgCTTGATTGAATAGATTTTCATTCTTCAGAGAGCCTGAAATAATCAGAATCCTAAAGCACTAACTTCACTATTTCGAGGAACCAGATTCAACTAATTGTTTTAGATTCATACCTGAGCTCTCTCTCTTGTAGCTCCATTAGCTGCAATCAAAACCTAAGAAATAACAAGCAAGGAAAAGAGACTCAAAATCACATCCAAACCCGTCATTTTCAGAATAACTGAAAGAACACTTTCCGAAGTCAAGTTTAACATCAACACAGATACTACCtatcaacaattaaaaaaaaaagtgcaagaGTAACAGACTCCATCCCAACTATGAATCGATCACTACCAATTACCAAATATGAAAAACCAGAGTCACAATTATTAAAGCCAATATTAATCAACCCAAAATCAGAATAAGTGTGAAAAGTATCAAACTTGAAAGTCTCCAAAATCCATTTCAGCATCAGACCCCAACCCATAGCCCAAAAAATCATACTTAACCTTAAACCAGCAAAACCCCATTTCAAAATCAGaacccaaaaccaaaattcaacaaaaacacatcaaaaaaatcaagctcTCAAAAACCCacagttaaaatataaaaactaaccaAAACCCATTTCGAGAAACCCActgaaaactcaaaataaacaaaaacccaGATAGAATCAAATGAAAAGTAACCTGCTTTATCGCTAAAAGCTCTCCAGAATCAAGATTCATGCCCATATAAACATGGCCAAATGCACCACAACCAATCAACTCCCCTTTACGGTACCGGATCGGAGGAGGCATTGGAAGTGAAGACGGAGAAGTGGGTTTGTTAAAGATTTTTGATTTACGAACGCAGTTATTTAATTTGTCAACTAATGTTGAAGTTAATGGATTGTTTGGACTGCAGTAATTGGTTTCTTGATTGGGATTATGATCTTGTGGGGGTGTACGGAATACTATTGATCTCCTAACTGATCCCAAGAAGTCTTGCATTGTGACATAAAGAGAAATAGAGAGAGGGAGTGATTGATGGAGTTACTGGAGGGTTCTTTATATCAATGAGTAGGGAAAGGGGAGAGAGAGGAGGGAAAAGTTGgggaaaattttgtttttgaaaaataagaaaatgaagaaatcatAATTGCAGGACTCCttagtccattttttttttcattagttaaAGTAAGTAAATTAATGGATTCATGGTGTTATAAAACTTTCCCACTTAAAGGTTAATACAAGTATTCTATTTAAGAGAGTATCATGGTAtggtagttatttttttaaaatgtttttttatttaaaaatatattaaaataataaattttaaatttttttatatcagtacatcaaaattattttaaaatataaaaaaaattaattttcaacagaaaaaattcaaattttttaaaaacacaattttaactaCATTCTCAAATCACTACCTAAATTATTGTTCCAAAGCTTTGCCTTGACTAGGTTTTATTTCAAATagattctttttgttattttatttcaaaatataaaatgatgttttggttaaaaaaaataagttaactTGTCAATCTATGAATTAATATCAATccattgatttaaatattaaactgaATCTTATAACTATGggtttattgatttaaaacaaaaatataaaaaataacaaggaaagaaagagagagaaaaaatcaagttagtATCTAATATATAACAAGTTTCTCGAGTTCATACCAAATTAAAACTAGCCTTTTCAGATTGCATTTTAAAGCTTATTGACAAGCTTTTAAAGGAGCaatgaaaatattgtttaaaacaCCATTGTTTACCAATATATAAATCATTAGGGATTGCTACGGTGGTATATTTTCTTTGTCATCtatagatctttttttttaagactataCTAGGCTTGATTTAAGtaaatttgttaagaaataGCAAGATTCAAAGATATagaatcaaagtaaaaaagaaataggaAATGAGTGGCATTTTCATACTTTTAACAAAACATTCATTATAGTCCtcttacttttcaaattataaatattagatccttttatttttttaattttcaagcaaattcagttttgatccaaaactttattttttttatttttcattttctgatttgagagatgagagagagagagtcatcAGATTATagtggaaaagagaaaaaattattggtttacaataattttatctactaaaaaaatcaattttagtatCAACATATTCCATTCGAttaaaaaagtttgatggttgaaCCTCAATATTgacttaaaaaactttttatctcatttaattttatgtttttatacttttttttgagttttttagcttgatatattgttttttttttttaatgttctaagggtgtttaatttcaaattcttaccttttttttttttaagaaaaaggatGAAGGTGTtttgaggagaaaaaagaaaaaagaagagagttgGGAACCAAAAATCGACTGTTGTTACACAATGGAGGGACGAAATCAAGATTTTCTTCACCcctgaaattttgaaaatcttcACTTTGacccttggattttttttattttttcatatttgtgaAGTATTTTGCACTCcccaaaaactcttttttttccctcattcATCCTTCTAACTTTACttgttttgaaattaatctcaatgattttttaatcttgacgCATCCTCTTGTGAATTCCTGCTTCCGTCCTTGCCATGATGTAATGCCCATTACCGCTATCATGAGTCAAAATGTTCCATCGTGTTATGAAACGGCCATTATTGCTGATGCATTAACTTGACTAGGAACAGAGTGGCAGAAACATTCTTCAAAGCACAAGTTCGGCGACAAATTGTTCCAGATTTTTTGAAGAGGATCCACCTTTGGACAAACTCATCTGAGCCAACCTCTTAATCTTGAGTGCATTTTCTCTTATACCACCATTGATGAGCAATTCATCCACTTTGCTTTTGATTTCATGCCTTGTAAAGATCCCATCTTCGTTTGGCTTCAACTCCAAACCAACCTTCCAGCCATCACAGATGCAAGTCCTGACATAGAATTGATCTCTCATGTGAGGCCAGCAAAGCAGGGGAACCCCCATGCTCATGCCCTCTACGGTTGAGTTCCAACCACAGTGAGTTAAGAAGCATCCAACAGAAGGGTGAGCCAACACTTTTTCTTGAGGTGCCCACTGAACTATCTTTCCAAGCTGATGATCATCTGCTCCTCTATTTCGGAGACCATCAGTAGCACTAGCAACCTCATGGCTGATGTCCGGCCGCACCACCCAGAGAAATGGTCTGCCCACAAGTTGAAGGCCAAGGGCTAATTCATCAAATTGATGAGAATTAAATGTCCCTGTGCTGCCAAAAGAGACATAAACAACCGATCCTGGTGGTTGTCTGTCGAGCCAGCTTAAACAAGTAAGGTCCTCTGAAAACATATTTCCACTAGGCCGATCATTTGCAAGTAGTGGACCAATCGATAATGTGGTTGGGAGTAAACCATCAGCTGAAGGATCAAGGTCGCGATACCAGTTGCACAGAACCCAGTTGGATGTTCTCAGAAAAGGCTCACCGGAACGCACAAATTCAAACCCAACCTTTTGCAACTCTTTGTTTCCTGGGAAATTCCACACATAATCATCACTGCTCAGAGCTGGCAGATATGGTGACAACATaaccttttccttcttttttggAGTTCCTAGACGTGGTTAAACCAATGAAAAATCTCTTAGTTAGTACAGCTACGCTGTTGCATATATATGTTGAAATTTCATAAAGTTGGGCTATATTATATAACTAGTTGATCGATCAATGGATATCCAAAAGCAAA
This window of the Populus trichocarpa isolate Nisqually-1 chromosome 13, P.trichocarpa_v4.1, whole genome shotgun sequence genome carries:
- the LOC7481760 gene encoding probable microtubule-binding protein TANGLED isoform X2 — translated: MVARTPPEQRKMVAPLNPVLLRETVKKVERCMARLQELQYTVAGGNKVIDGVSLSPRSTRGYLRTSLRCKQESLRTKSTAPKKSPVGKLPATSIGEWRRMSLPAMLVGETVGEILQASQFAREIVAAVACKTKKSTLEDPKTPVTQQRKQRPHPEDTELKSRRKKEKQTKLQSIRSESDSPCLLRARSRINFKVSPPKKSEVDKENARYLANRVSPRNRPWAKKTVLFPNPLFLSTDSTQQQKFCKTRSPVIARNKKQTTPHKFLIKSPPSGSKFQVKIKNPPVVCSLSPTRPTNLSRKSPKLSTASKLRRSFSPSRLANKLVSPLKGRKIVLKSDGLIMSGLKQRPIATPRRFSLGRI
- the LOC7481760 gene encoding probable microtubule-binding protein TANGLED isoform X1 — its product is MVARTPPEQRKMVAPLNPVLLRETVKKVERCMARLQELQYTVAGGNKVIDGVSLSPRSTRGYLRTSLRCKQESLRTKSTAPKKSPVGKLPATSIGEWRRMSLPAMLVGETVGEILQASQFAREIVAAVACKTKKSTLEDPKTPVTQQRKQRPHPEDTELKSRRKKEKQTKLQSIRSESDSPCLLRARSRINFKVSPPKKSEVDKENARYLANRVSPRNRPWAKKTVLFPNPLFLSTDSTQQQKFCKTRSPVIARNKKQTTPHKFLIKSPPSGSKFQVKIKNPPVVCSLSPTRPTNLSRKSPTRPTNLSRKSPKLSTASKLRRSFSPSRLANKLVSPLKGRKIVLKSDGLIMSGLKQRPIATPRRFSLGRI
- the LOC7473295 gene encoding mitogen-activated protein kinase kinase kinase ANP1, with translation MQDFLGSVRRSIVFRTPPQDHNPNQETNYCSPNNPLTSTLVDKLNNCVRKSKIFNKPTSPSSLPMPPPIRYRKGELIGCGAFGHVYMGMNLDSGELLAIKQVLIAANGATRERAQAHIRELEEEVKLLQNLSHPNIVRYLGTVREEETLNILLEFVPGGSISSLLGKFGSFPEPVIRAYTKQLLLGLEYLHNNGIMHRDIKGANILVDNKGCIKLADFGASKQVVELATVSGAKSMKGTPYWMAPEVILQTGHGFSADIWSVGCTVIEMATGKPPWSQQYQEVAALFYIGSTKSHPEIPGHLTPEAKDFLLKCLHKEPNMRPEASQLLQHPFVTGEMGASDHVIHSPVMEHSGIPLQLYTTNPETIQMPSAHDSMDVCNLGSLGCSIDLKKLSECKDAWEIPNSNDDMCLISHDFSIDEIKLNSRLSSNDFNKSSDPKCELSGEWRCKFDESPELEQAGSKVDTGKPVQVDQNISFSCGASLSEDDEELTESKIRAFLGEKALELKKLQTPLYEEFYNSLNASFSPSYGGSSRDETPPNYLKLPPKSKSPSRIPVGSPSTASDAVSTGSPGSNRRASNVGNASDEASEDNSSPRSNDRKGLQVDGQPETSSPSVSFSERQRKWKEELDQELERKREMMRQAAVGSKTSSPKDRALGRQRERTRFASPSK
- the LOC18104028 gene encoding UDP-glycosyltransferase 83A1, with the protein product MDCSPSKVSGTAITAHVLILTLPAQGHVAPTMKLAYRLADLGVKVTFLTAECTFDQLDSEQSRNKDALPKIQGGPYQERVKTVFFPDGLKSTELDERRDTVKFLERIAKVMPYHVEEFIKKANQPESEKDEKITCVIADLVVAWALEIANKMGLKGAIFLSSAPGIVSMVLQIPHLIEAGIIDAEGTPKKKEKVMLSPYLPALSSDDYVWNFPGNKELQKVGFEFVRSGEPFLRTSNWVLCNWYRDLDPSADGLLPTTLSIGPLLANDRPSGNMFSEDLTCLSWLDRQPPGSVVYVSFGSTGTFNSHQFDELALGLQLVGRPFLWVVRPDISHEVASATDGLRNRGADDHQLGKIVQWAPQEKVLAHPSVGCFLTHCGWNSTVEGMSMGVPLLCWPHMRDQFYVRTCICDGWKVGLELKPNEDGIFTRHEIKSKVDELLINGGIRENALKIKRLAQMSLSKGGSSSKNLEQFVAELVL